In one window of Streptomyces sp. NBC_00193 DNA:
- a CDS encoding collagenase, with amino-acid sequence MRSSPTTKGRARPLIAALACCLGLTMLAPAGQAFAREPKPATPAPAPRSGAAPQPSTPAAAAAALRAEHAARPDANLSERAPLQATKEAARTEQQASKAKLAPGAAAAAEALAAACNVADFTSKTGAALVAQIKASEMDCVNSLFLLKGNDAKAAFREAQMVSVADALRTNSAAYPGDNSTKTGQLVLFLRAGYYVQWYNESTVGTYGPALKTSIRGALDTFFAAPRAADVTDANGPTLGESVILIDSAQENARYLGVAKRLLTGYNSSYNSKSSMVAAVNNAYTVLFRGHQTAEFLPAVQADPSILTVLRDFAVTHDALLGTDKSYLAANAGRELGRFLQHSVLQATVRPLVKQLLDRTSITGRTSSLWVPLAEMTTSYDAANCSYYGTCDLPARVRAAVLTVNHTCSPSLRIVAQQMTAAELGASCTSLANQDAFFHNVVKDGGPVANDKNTALEVVAFDSSADYQAYAGVIFGISTNNGGMYLEGDPSVTGNQPRFIAYEAEWVRPEFQIWNLNHEYTHYLDGRFNMYGDFDAGMTTPTVMWVEGLAEYISYSYRGVTYDQAAIEAGKNTYKLSTLFDTTYDNSDSTRVYRWGYLAVRYLIQSHPQDVATLLGHYRTGNWAAARTLLTSTIGTRYDADFAAWLVKCAAGDCGGTTPPANQAPVAGFTAAVNALAVTFTDTSTDADGTIASRAWNFGDGTTSTSANPAKTYAAAGTYTVQLTVTDNKGATATTSKAVTVGTAGPGECTSPDVRVLGDNCRRSNVSATTGNYGYFYLDVPAGTGSLKVSVSGGTGNADLYYSPTGWATTSNYTARSAQSGNSESLTINNPAAGRVYISLHAVQGFAGVTVSTQFGTAQVECAGADIRVLGADCSRSNVSATAGNYRYFYVNVPAGTTSLKITVSGGTGNADLYYSPTTWATTSNYTARSAQTGNTETLTITNPPAGYLYISLHAAQDFAGATVSSRF; translated from the coding sequence ATGCGCAGTTCCCCCACCACGAAGGGCCGTGCCCGGCCCCTGATAGCCGCTCTGGCCTGTTGTCTGGGCCTGACGATGCTCGCCCCCGCCGGCCAGGCCTTCGCGCGGGAACCGAAGCCCGCCACGCCCGCTCCGGCCCCGAGGTCCGGCGCGGCCCCGCAGCCCTCCACCCCGGCCGCCGCGGCCGCCGCCCTCAGGGCCGAGCACGCCGCACGCCCGGACGCGAACCTGTCCGAGCGCGCCCCGCTCCAGGCCACCAAGGAAGCCGCGCGCACCGAACAGCAGGCCTCCAAGGCGAAGTTGGCGCCCGGCGCCGCCGCCGCGGCCGAGGCCCTCGCCGCGGCCTGCAACGTCGCGGACTTCACCTCGAAGACCGGGGCCGCGCTGGTCGCGCAGATCAAGGCCTCCGAGATGGACTGCGTGAACTCGCTGTTCCTGCTCAAGGGCAACGACGCGAAGGCCGCCTTCCGCGAGGCGCAGATGGTCTCGGTGGCCGACGCCCTGCGCACCAACTCCGCCGCCTACCCCGGTGACAACAGCACCAAGACCGGGCAGCTCGTGCTCTTCCTGCGCGCCGGCTACTACGTGCAGTGGTACAACGAGTCCACCGTCGGCACCTACGGGCCGGCCCTCAAGACCTCGATCCGGGGCGCCCTGGACACGTTCTTCGCCGCTCCGCGCGCGGCCGACGTGACCGACGCCAACGGCCCGACCCTGGGCGAGTCGGTCATCCTGATCGACAGCGCCCAGGAGAACGCCCGCTACCTCGGCGTGGCCAAGCGGCTGCTGACCGGCTACAACTCCTCGTACAACAGCAAGTCGTCGATGGTCGCGGCCGTCAACAACGCCTACACGGTGCTGTTCCGCGGCCACCAGACCGCCGAGTTCCTGCCCGCCGTACAGGCCGACCCGAGCATCCTCACGGTGCTGCGCGACTTCGCCGTGACCCACGACGCGCTCCTGGGCACGGACAAGAGCTACCTGGCGGCCAACGCCGGCCGGGAGCTGGGCCGTTTCCTCCAGCACTCGGTGCTCCAGGCGACCGTGCGACCGCTCGTCAAGCAGCTGCTGGACCGCACCTCGATCACCGGGCGGACCTCCTCGCTCTGGGTGCCGCTCGCCGAGATGACCACCTCGTACGACGCCGCCAACTGCTCCTACTACGGGACCTGCGACCTGCCGGCGCGGGTGCGTGCCGCCGTCCTGACGGTCAACCACACCTGTAGCCCCAGCCTGCGGATCGTCGCGCAGCAGATGACCGCCGCCGAGCTCGGCGCGAGCTGCACCAGCCTGGCCAACCAGGACGCCTTCTTCCACAACGTGGTCAAGGACGGCGGCCCCGTCGCCAACGACAAGAACACCGCCCTCGAGGTGGTGGCCTTCGACTCCAGCGCCGACTACCAGGCCTACGCCGGTGTCATCTTCGGGATCAGCACCAACAACGGCGGCATGTACCTGGAGGGCGACCCCTCGGTCACCGGGAACCAGCCGCGCTTCATCGCCTACGAGGCCGAGTGGGTCCGCCCGGAGTTCCAGATCTGGAACCTCAACCACGAGTACACCCACTACCTCGACGGCCGTTTCAACATGTACGGCGACTTCGACGCGGGCATGACCACCCCGACCGTGATGTGGGTCGAGGGCCTGGCCGAGTACATCTCCTACTCGTACCGCGGCGTCACCTACGACCAGGCCGCCATCGAGGCGGGCAAGAACACCTACAAGCTCAGCACGCTGTTCGACACCACCTACGACAACTCCGACTCCACCCGCGTCTACCGGTGGGGCTACCTGGCGGTGCGCTACCTGATCCAGTCGCACCCGCAGGACGTGGCCACGCTGCTCGGCCACTACCGCACCGGCAACTGGGCGGCCGCCCGCACCCTGCTCACCTCCACCATCGGCACCCGCTACGACGCGGACTTCGCCGCCTGGCTGGTCAAGTGCGCGGCCGGAGACTGCGGCGGCACCACCCCGCCGGCCAACCAGGCCCCGGTGGCCGGGTTCACCGCCGCGGTGAACGCCCTGGCGGTCACCTTCACCGACACCTCCACGGACGCGGACGGCACCATCGCCTCCCGTGCCTGGAACTTCGGTGACGGCACGACGTCCACCTCCGCCAACCCGGCCAAGACCTACGCCGCGGCCGGTACGTACACCGTCCAGCTCACCGTCACCGACAACAAGGGCGCCACCGCCACCACCAGCAAGGCCGTCACGGTCGGTACCGCCGGGCCCGGCGAATGCACCAGCCCCGACGTGCGGGTGCTGGGTGACAACTGCCGCCGCTCCAACGTCTCCGCCACGACCGGCAACTACGGCTACTTCTACCTGGACGTCCCGGCCGGCACCGGCTCCCTCAAGGTGTCCGTCTCGGGCGGCACCGGCAACGCCGACCTCTACTACAGCCCCACCGGCTGGGCCACCACCAGCAACTACACCGCCCGCTCGGCGCAGAGCGGCAACAGCGAGTCGCTGACCATCAACAACCCGGCGGCCGGACGCGTCTACATCAGCCTGCACGCCGTCCAGGGCTTCGCGGGCGTCACCGTCTCGACCCAGTTCGGGACGGCCCAGGTGGAGTGCGCGGGCGCCGACATCCGGGTACTGGGCGCCGACTGCAGCCGCTCCAACGTCTCCGCCACCGCCGGGAACTACCGCTACTTCTACGTCAACGTCCCGGCCGGCACCACCTCCCTCAAGATCACCGTCTCGGGCGGCACCGGGAACGCCGACCTCTACTACAGCCCGACCACCTGGGCCACCACGAGCAACTACACCGCCCGCTCGGCCCAGACCGGCAACACCGAAACGCTCACGATCACCAACCCCCCGGCCGGCTACCTCTACATCAGCCTGCACGCCGCACAGGACTTCGCCGGAGCCACCGTCTCCAGCCGCTTCTGA